One window of the Periophthalmus magnuspinnatus isolate fPerMag1 chromosome 6, fPerMag1.2.pri, whole genome shotgun sequence genome contains the following:
- the lrrc4ca gene encoding leucine rich repeat containing 4C, genome duplicate a: protein MLNKMTSSQQQQTMRGPRWNRALTDPLFVLLLALQLLVVAGLVRAQTCPSVCSCSNQFSKVICTRRGLREVPDGISTNTRYLNLQENLIQVIKVDSFKHLRHLEILQLSKNHIRKIELGAFNGLANLNTLELFDNRLTTIPNGAFEYLSKLKELWLRNNPIESIPSYAFNRVPSLRRLDLGELKRLSYISEGAFEGLSNLRYLNLGMCNLKEIPNLIPLVKLDELEMSGNQLSIVRPGSFKGLIHLQKLWMMHAQIQTIERNSFDDLQSLVELNLAHNNLTLLPHDLFTPLHRLERVHLHHNPWNCNCDILWLSWWLKEMVPANTSCCARCSSPAHHKGRYIGELDQNYFHCYAPVIVEPPADLNVTEGSAAELKCRASSLTSVSWITPNGSIMTHGAYKVRISVLNDGTLNFTNVTMQDTGTYTCMVSNSAGNTTASATLNVSSTENSSFSYFTTVTVETIESPHQEGVTTTVHQRVGPTASAGMWETVSPTSTTTTTVRTPMSTRATERTYTIPVTDIDGTLNGLDEVMKTTKIIIGCFVAITLMAAVMLIIFYKMRKQHHHQNHHAPTRTIEIINVDEDCVTGGPGMEGHLTLPPLEHEHLNHYNTYKTAYNHATINSIHSSAHEPLLIRASSKDNVQETQI, encoded by the coding sequence AGGTCCTAGGTGGAACCGGGCCTTGACCGACCCTTTGTTCGTGCTGCTCTTGGCCCTCCAGCTGCTGGTGGTGGCAGGGCTGGTGCGCGCTCAGACGTgcccctctgtctgctcctgtagTAATCAGTTCAGCAAAGTCATCTGCACCCGCCGGGGTCTGCGGGAAGTCCCCGATGGCATTTCCACCAACACGCGCTACCTGAATCTGCAAGAAAATCTCATTCAGGTCATAAAGGTGGACAGTTTCAAGCACCTCAGACATCTGGAGATTCTACAGCTAAGCAAAAACCACATACGGAAAATCGAGTTGGGGGCTTTCAATGGACTGGCCAATCTCAACACTCTGGAGCTCTTTGATAACCGCCTCACCACAATCCCAAACGGGGCGTTCGAATATCTGTCCAAGCTAAAGGAGCTTTGGCTAAGGAATAACCCCATCGAGAGCATTCCCTCCTATGCTTTCAACCGTGTGCCCTCACTGCGGCGCCTGGACCTCGGGGAGCTCAAACGACTCTCCTACATATCCGAGGGGGCCTTTGAAGGGCTAAGCAATCTGAGGTACCTAAATCTGGGAATGTGCAATTTAAAGGAAATTCCCAACCTTATTCCTCTTGTAAAGCTGGATGAACTGGAGATGTCCGGGAACCAGCTGTCTATCGTCCGGCCTGGCtcttttaaagggctcatacaTTTGCAGAAGCTTTGGATGATGCATGCCCAGATCCAGACCATTGAGCGTAACTCTTTTGATGACCTACAGTCACTGGTGGAGCTAAATCTGGCCCACAATAACCTTACACTTTTGCCTCACGACCTGTTCACCCCTTTGCATCGCTTGGAGAGAGTTCACTTGCACCACAACCCTTGGAATTGTAACTGTGACATTTTGTGGCTAAGCTGGTGGCTAAAGGAGATGGTACCGGCTAACACAAGCTGCTGTGCAAGGTGCAGTTCACCCGCACACCACAAGGGACGCTACATCGgcgaactggaccagaactactTTCACTGTTACGCTCCAGTTATTGTGGAGCCCCCCGCGGACCTGAACGTGACCGAAGGCAGCGCCGCAGAGCTGAAATGCAGAGCCAGTTCTTTGACGTCTGTCAGTTGGATTACGCCAAATGGTTCAATCATGACACACGGAGCGTATAAAGTCAGGATATCGGTACTAAATGATGGAACGCTGAACTTTACCAACGTCACCATGCAGGATACCGGAACATATACTTGTATGGTGAGCAATTCGGCTGGTAACACAACCGCGTCGGCCACTCTTAATGTCTCTTCGACGGAGAATAGCAGCTTCAGCTATTTCACTACGGTGACGGTGGAGACTATCGAATCCCCGCACCAGGAAGGAGTCACGACAACTGTCCATCAAAGAGTCGGCCCCACCGCGTCCGCCGGCATGTGGGAAACCGTGTCCCCGACTTCTACCACCACGACTACGGTCCGGACGCCCATGTCAACGCGCGCTACCGAGAGAACCTACACCATCCCTGTCACGGATATTGACGGCACCCTGAACGGACTGGACGAGGTCATGAAGACGACCAAGATTATCATTGGTTGCTTTGTGGCGATTACGCTAATGGCTGCCGTCATGCTGATCATCTTCTACAAAATGAGgaagcagcaccaccaccagaACCACCACGCTCCGACGCGCACCATCGAGATCATAAACGTGGACGAGGACTGCGTCACGGGGGGTCCCGGGATGGAGGGTCACCTGACTTTGCCGCCTCTGGAACACGAGCACCTAAACCATTACAACACGTACAAGACTGCTTACAACCACGCCACTATCAACTCTATACACAGTTCTGCTCACGAACCTTTGCTAATCCGAGCCAGTTCAAAAGACAATGTTCAAGAGACCCAGATCTGA